A part of Solibacillus sp. FSL H8-0538 genomic DNA contains:
- a CDS encoding VOC family protein, which produces MAINPYLIFDGEGKEAVTFYAQVFGIEQYPLMTFGDSPQDPSYTLPEEAKNLVMHAMLEINGAKLMFSDTFPGQPFLKGNNISLAYVSSDEAENVQIFEALAKGGDIIMPLQKTFWSKSYGSLKDRYGIEWQVSLEDSTEA; this is translated from the coding sequence ATGGCTATCAACCCTTATTTAATTTTCGATGGTGAAGGCAAAGAAGCGGTGACTTTTTATGCACAGGTATTCGGCATTGAGCAATATCCGCTTATGACGTTCGGTGATTCTCCACAAGATCCTAGCTATACACTTCCAGAAGAAGCGAAAAATCTTGTGATGCACGCAATGTTAGAAATTAACGGTGCGAAGCTAATGTTTTCAGATACATTCCCAGGCCAACCTTTTCTGAAGGGCAACAATATTTCACTGGCGTATGTATCCTCTGATGAAGCGGAGAATGTACAAATTTTCGAGGCACTTGCCAAAGGTGGCGACATTATTATGCCACTACAAAAGACATTTTGGAGCAAATCGTACGGAAGTCTGAAGGATCGCTATGGAATTGAATGGCAAGTCAGTTTAGAAGATTCAACTGAAGCCTAA
- a CDS encoding YbfB/YjiJ family MFS transporter, whose protein sequence is MTRQHAGVIFGGILFLVVAMGISRFAFTPILPFMRVDEGLSFEVAGWLASSNYVGYFVGALWAGFIYRKKKQLVIANVLINVTSIIIMGLTHSFALWIILRFIAGATGGIIFVLTSSIVMDYLAANLLTRWSGYVFSGIGLGIAISGLFVPFLEAIVSWEGTWIGLGILSALFLCTTLFLWRNIHVRDAEKVMKTDDTNIWRGFMPWLIAAYGLEGLGYIITGTFLVDIIYNIEDLRAFAGYSWVVVGLAAIPSAPLWMHLMSRFSTITMMAIAYALQVFGILLPVLSQTVWSVLLSAFLFGFTFVGLVTMSTGYGRQLFPKQSVFVVSMLTTFYAFGQIVGPVIASKLETHFASFKAPLIFAGSIVALALVILLVGYWWSSRAAEKEMEAGEIV, encoded by the coding sequence ATGACACGGCAACATGCGGGTGTGATTTTCGGGGGGATTTTATTTCTAGTTGTGGCAATGGGCATTAGCCGCTTTGCATTTACGCCAATTCTTCCGTTTATGCGGGTGGATGAAGGCCTATCATTTGAAGTAGCGGGGTGGCTCGCTTCAAGTAATTATGTTGGCTATTTTGTTGGCGCTCTTTGGGCGGGCTTTATTTATAGGAAAAAGAAACAACTTGTTATTGCAAATGTCCTAATCAATGTGACATCGATTATCATTATGGGGCTCACGCATTCCTTTGCACTGTGGATCATCCTGCGTTTCATCGCGGGCGCAACAGGTGGCATTATTTTTGTGCTAACATCGAGCATTGTCATGGATTATTTAGCGGCGAACCTGCTCACACGTTGGAGCGGCTATGTGTTTAGTGGCATCGGACTTGGCATTGCGATTTCTGGATTATTTGTTCCGTTTCTTGAGGCAATTGTCTCATGGGAAGGTACGTGGATCGGGCTCGGGATTTTATCAGCATTATTTTTATGTACGACGCTATTTTTATGGCGAAATATTCATGTGCGAGATGCTGAAAAGGTCATGAAAACAGATGATACGAACATTTGGCGCGGATTTATGCCGTGGCTAATCGCAGCATATGGACTAGAGGGGCTCGGCTATATTATTACCGGAACGTTTTTAGTTGACATTATTTACAACATTGAAGATTTGCGGGCATTCGCAGGCTACAGTTGGGTTGTTGTAGGACTTGCCGCCATCCCCTCTGCCCCGCTATGGATGCATTTAATGTCGCGCTTTTCAACAATTACGATGATGGCAATTGCATATGCGCTACAAGTATTTGGAATTTTACTTCCGGTGCTTTCACAAACGGTGTGGAGCGTACTACTTTCTGCCTTTTTATTCGGCTTTACGTTCGTTGGACTTGTGACCATGTCAACCGGCTACGGGCGTCAGCTGTTTCCGAAGCAAAGTGTCTTTGTCGTATCCATGCTGACAACCTTTTATGCGTTTGGACAAATTGTCGGACCCGTTATTGCAAGTAAATTAGAAACTCACTTCGCAAGCTTCAAGGCGCCCCTAATTTTTGCAGGATCTATTGTGGCGTTGGCGCTAGTCATTTTACTTGTTGGGTATTGGTGGAGTAGCCGCGCAGCGGAAAAAGAAATGGAAGCTGGGGAGATTGTTTAA
- a CDS encoding DUF2269 family protein, which produces MSFYKLFLFIHILSAIISIGPLFGIFPLLNRMKKTDTSQTEGFILSLQGILKAISNGGRVLVPSGLILIWLGGWSWTTSWVVLTFIIMMCTLLFLARAFKPAMNLVDTTEFTKEKFISMMTTATWKYISLMSILLWLMVAKPHFW; this is translated from the coding sequence TTGTCATTTTACAAACTATTTTTATTCATACATATTTTAAGTGCGATTATCTCGATTGGTCCCCTATTCGGGATTTTCCCTCTACTAAATCGCATGAAAAAAACAGACACTTCGCAAACGGAAGGCTTTATTTTATCATTGCAGGGCATATTGAAGGCAATCTCCAATGGTGGACGTGTGCTCGTACCATCAGGGCTTATCCTCATCTGGCTCGGTGGCTGGTCATGGACGACTTCATGGGTTGTTTTAACGTTCATCATTATGATGTGTACGTTGTTATTTTTAGCGCGCGCCTTTAAGCCTGCAATGAATTTAGTGGATACAACGGAATTCACAAAGGAAAAATTTATTTCGATGATGACCACAGCCACGTGGAAATATATTTCACTAATGAGCATTTTACTGTGGTTGATGGTGGCAAAACCTCATTTTTGGTAG
- a CDS encoding L-lactate MFS transporter has protein sequence MKKNRWLIALSAIAIHLSIGGAYAYSVYKNPIATELGWEPSQITIAFSIMMGLAGFAAAMFGSLVEKLGPRKSAMVAAVLFGLGQGGAGLAISMDSVVLYWLTYGLLSGLGMGIGYIAPVSTLVKWFPNRRGLATGMAVLGFGSGSLITAPVATNLMASVGISTTYFILGISYFVLMILGALYIAPPKPGDVEEAKASTKGTKSQEIAQMSAREAVKTKQFWMLWAMHLINVTSGLMMISVASPMAQEVVGLSVASAAAMVGLMGLFNGGGRLFWAASSDYIGRSNVFVIFFTIQLVAFLTLPFTTNVILFQLFIFLVVSCYGGGFSNLPAFASDLFGTKQLGVIHGYLLTTWSLGGIFGPIIVSTIKEATNSYIPVFYLFSFLIAISFGISIWLRADVAKLRKKHAAAKAKASANGESATPVH, from the coding sequence ATGAAAAAAAATCGTTGGCTTATAGCATTATCCGCGATAGCAATTCACTTATCAATCGGTGGAGCCTATGCATATAGTGTGTATAAAAATCCAATTGCTACTGAACTTGGTTGGGAACCATCACAAATTACTATCGCCTTTTCAATTATGATGGGGCTTGCTGGATTTGCCGCAGCAATGTTCGGTAGTCTCGTTGAAAAACTTGGGCCTCGTAAATCAGCAATGGTTGCTGCCGTATTGTTCGGCCTTGGACAAGGTGGCGCAGGGTTAGCCATCTCAATGGATTCGGTTGTTTTATATTGGTTGACGTATGGTTTACTTAGTGGCTTAGGGATGGGGATTGGTTATATTGCACCGGTTTCAACGCTTGTTAAATGGTTCCCTAATCGTCGTGGTCTTGCAACAGGGATGGCTGTACTTGGATTTGGATCTGGCTCACTGATTACAGCGCCAGTTGCCACTAATTTAATGGCTTCTGTTGGTATTTCAACTACATACTTTATTTTAGGTATTAGTTATTTTGTATTAATGATTTTAGGCGCCCTTTATATTGCACCGCCGAAACCGGGGGATGTAGAAGAAGCAAAAGCATCAACAAAAGGTACAAAATCACAAGAAATTGCGCAAATGTCAGCACGTGAAGCAGTGAAAACAAAACAGTTCTGGATGCTTTGGGCTATGCATTTAATTAATGTAACATCTGGTTTAATGATGATTTCAGTTGCGTCTCCAATGGCACAAGAAGTTGTTGGTTTATCCGTAGCATCTGCTGCCGCAATGGTTGGTTTAATGGGCTTATTCAATGGTGGTGGTCGCCTTTTTTGGGCAGCTTCATCGGATTATATCGGCCGTTCAAACGTATTCGTTATCTTCTTTACAATTCAATTAGTGGCATTCTTAACGCTGCCATTTACAACGAACGTTATTCTATTCCAATTATTCATTTTCCTAGTAGTTAGTTGTTACGGCGGTGGTTTCTCGAATTTACCAGCATTTGCATCTGACTTATTCGGTACAAAACAACTTGGTGTCATTCATGGTTATTTATTAACAACATGGTCACTTGGTGGTATCTTTGGTCCGATCATCGTTTCTACAATTAAAGAAGCAACAAACAGCTATATTCCAGTGTTCTATTTATTTAGCTTCTTAATTGCTATTTCATTTGGTATTTCGATTTGGCTACGCGCAGATGTAGCGAAACTTCGCAAAAAACATGCCGCTGCAAAAGCAAAAGCTTCTGCAAATGGAGAAAGTGCAACACCAGTTCACTAA
- a CDS encoding flavin reductase family protein yields the protein MIAIDPKQLTERENYKFLIGSIIPRPIAFVTTQSQEGVVNGAPFSFFNIVSSNPPMISVSIQRPGGHVKDTARNILAGKEFVVHIVDTDNVEKINETAANLPPEESEILRAGLTLVNSTHVKVPGVKESKVRIECVLEQALELGGDTEPGCDFIIGKVVQFHIDEAICEEGRIDPHELGAVSRLAGNDYAEIGKVFTMERPQ from the coding sequence ATGATTGCCATTGACCCAAAGCAACTAACTGAACGTGAAAACTATAAATTTTTAATTGGCTCGATTATACCAAGACCAATCGCATTTGTGACGACACAATCGCAGGAGGGAGTGGTGAACGGCGCACCGTTTAGCTTTTTTAATATTGTTTCATCTAATCCACCGATGATTTCTGTTAGTATCCAGCGCCCAGGTGGACATGTGAAGGATACAGCGCGAAATATTTTAGCGGGGAAGGAATTTGTCGTGCATATTGTGGATACAGACAATGTTGAAAAAATTAACGAAACGGCAGCGAATTTACCACCAGAGGAAAGTGAGATTTTGCGTGCGGGGCTAACACTTGTAAACAGTACGCATGTAAAGGTGCCGGGGGTGAAGGAATCGAAAGTACGTATTGAATGTGTACTCGAACAGGCACTAGAGTTAGGCGGGGACACGGAGCCGGGCTGTGACTTCATTATTGGGAAGGTTGTGCAGTTCCATATTGACGAAGCAATTTGTGAAGAGGGGCGTATTGATCCGCACGAGCTAGGGGCGGTAAGCCGTTTAGCTGGCAATGATTACGCAGAAATAGGCAAGGTATTTACAATGGAACGACCGCAGTAA
- a CDS encoding methyl-accepting chemotaxis protein, which translates to MKKSKSIAFKLSSLIIGLFLVLFITYTFFTSFILYNQSVDDSENATLLNAQFSAAKMSKRFKEANDTLQTTKHIIETMQNDRKLSAEEVLHILETNLAKNDDLLAVAAVLEKDTATVEPTIDANLIDANNRFVPYLVKENNQILTTPLEEGFEESESAEWYSVPKNEERSVLTEPYDYEVNGKMISMTTISVPLVNSSGTFFGVLTADLSIDFLKGLVDSIKPDGGYAGIITDKGILTANSINEKLDGTNMQDAIDWTGVKNAMENGKPDSIYVDSKQLGENSFNAFAPMILDGIDDTWSVQLVLPKSKILETYNQVLVFTVVAAIVMVLLMATVSARFIFKQLKPLKLLGESIETAAEGDLTKKIDKKYIKSDEIGAVALAYNNMLDKTNHAIQTVLNSATMLNQSSNHIHAAFNEIVASSQEVSVAINEIAQGASKQSEDTEVTNYRMIDLSDQIDAITMLSNQMDELSNKTRATTDKGMKEVESLRERNAETNEMNGRIQQQIESLASNIANIHQVIASIQGITEQTNLLALNASIEAARAGEHGKGFAVVAEEVRKLAEQSRKETEVIKTTVESILEDSKQTVSVISSNVGLMQAQNESVQSTESAFKDNSELSSSIATAINELLSELSNMLNHKNQAMMAIQSISAISEETAASAEEVSASAVDQQAELEKVADSINNMNQIAHELQAVVNRFKLT; encoded by the coding sequence ATGAAAAAATCCAAAAGTATTGCTTTTAAACTATCTTCTTTAATCATAGGATTGTTTTTAGTGTTATTTATTACCTATACTTTTTTCACGAGTTTCATTCTTTATAATCAGAGTGTAGATGATTCGGAAAACGCAACACTTCTAAATGCTCAATTTTCTGCTGCGAAGATGAGCAAACGTTTTAAGGAAGCAAATGACACATTACAGACAACTAAGCATATAATTGAAACGATGCAAAACGATAGGAAACTCTCTGCTGAAGAAGTTTTGCATATACTTGAAACTAATTTAGCGAAGAATGATGATTTGCTTGCTGTAGCAGCTGTTTTAGAAAAGGATACTGCAACAGTTGAGCCAACTATTGATGCAAATTTAATAGATGCGAATAATCGCTTTGTACCTTATTTAGTAAAAGAGAATAATCAAATATTAACAACTCCTTTAGAAGAAGGATTTGAAGAATCGGAAAGTGCGGAATGGTACTCAGTGCCAAAGAATGAGGAGCGATCGGTACTAACGGAGCCTTATGATTATGAGGTAAATGGTAAAATGATTTCCATGACAACAATCTCAGTACCGCTAGTAAATTCTTCAGGAACATTCTTTGGGGTGTTAACGGCTGATTTATCCATCGATTTTTTAAAGGGTTTGGTTGATTCCATTAAACCGGATGGCGGATATGCAGGAATAATAACTGACAAAGGCATATTAACAGCTAATAGCATTAACGAGAAGTTAGATGGAACAAATATGCAGGATGCCATTGATTGGACAGGCGTTAAAAATGCAATGGAAAATGGAAAGCCAGATAGTATTTATGTGGATTCTAAGCAACTAGGAGAAAACTCATTTAATGCTTTTGCCCCTATGATTCTAGACGGAATTGACGATACTTGGTCGGTTCAATTAGTACTACCAAAATCCAAAATTCTAGAAACCTATAATCAGGTTCTTGTATTCACGGTGGTAGCAGCCATTGTCATGGTCCTTTTAATGGCGACTGTCAGTGCAAGGTTTATATTTAAACAATTAAAGCCATTGAAGCTTTTGGGAGAATCAATTGAAACAGCAGCAGAGGGAGATCTAACTAAAAAAATAGATAAAAAATATATTAAATCAGATGAAATTGGCGCAGTTGCATTAGCTTATAATAATATGCTAGACAAAACGAATCATGCCATACAGACTGTGTTGAATTCTGCGACAATGCTCAATCAATCATCCAATCACATTCATGCAGCTTTTAACGAAATCGTAGCTTCTAGCCAAGAAGTTTCCGTAGCAATCAATGAAATTGCACAAGGTGCTTCGAAGCAATCCGAAGATACGGAAGTAACAAATTATCGCATGATCGATTTATCTGATCAAATCGATGCCATTACAATGCTATCGAATCAAATGGACGAATTGTCAAACAAAACAAGAGCCACTACAGACAAAGGGATGAAAGAAGTCGAAAGTTTGCGGGAACGTAATGCAGAAACGAATGAAATGAATGGAAGAATACAACAGCAAATTGAATCACTAGCCTCCAACATTGCAAACATCCATCAAGTTATTGCATCCATTCAAGGTATTACGGAGCAAACAAATCTGCTTGCACTAAATGCAAGTATTGAAGCTGCTCGCGCTGGAGAGCATGGTAAAGGCTTTGCCGTGGTAGCAGAGGAAGTTAGAAAACTGGCGGAACAGTCAAGAAAAGAAACCGAAGTCATTAAGACAACCGTGGAAAGTATTTTAGAGGACTCCAAACAAACAGTCTCAGTAATTTCCTCCAATGTCGGCTTAATGCAAGCTCAAAATGAATCAGTTCAAAGTACGGAATCGGCATTTAAAGATAATAGTGAGCTTTCTAGTTCTATTGCAACGGCAATTAATGAACTACTCTCTGAACTCTCTAATATGTTGAATCATAAAAATCAAGCAATGATGGCTATCCAAAGTATCTCAGCTATTTCAGAAGAAACAGCTGCTTCAGCGGAAGAGGTAAGTGCGTCAGCCGTTGATCAACAAGCAGAGCTAGAGAAAGTAGCAGATTCCATCAATAATATGAATCAAATTGCACATGAGTTACAAGCGGTTGTCAATCGATTCAAACTCACTTAA
- the thiC gene encoding phosphomethylpyrimidine synthase ThiC has translation MTTVSEKNISIMSNFEGSKKVYLEGSRPDILVPMREITLSPTTGSFGEEDNAPVRVYDTSGPYTDPTYNIDITKGLPALRSAWIIERGDVEEYEGRTIKPEDNGYRNADDPRMKENVFPELSRKPLRAKKGRNVTQLHYARKGIITPEMEFVAIRENMDPEFVRAEIAAGRAIMPSNINHPEAEPMIIGRNFHVKINANIGNSAVSSSIAEEVEKMTWATRWGADNIMDLSTGKHIHTTREWIIRNAAVPVGTVPIYQALEKVNGIAEDLTWEVYRDTLIEQAEQGVDYFTIHAGVLLRYVPLTANRVTGIVSRGGSILAQWCLYHHEENFLYTHFEEICEIMKTYDVAFSLGDGLRPGSIADANDEAQFAELETLGELTQIAWQHDVQVMVEGPGHVPMHLIKENMDKQLEVCKEAPFYTLGPLTTDIAPGYDHITSAIGAAMIGWFGTAMLCYVTPKEHLGLPNREDVRVGVITYKIAAHAADLAKGHPGAQVRDDALSKARFEFRWRDQFNLSLDPERAVEYHDETLPAEGAKTAHFCSMCGPKFCSMKISQDIRNFAKDKDLNTTEAIHQGMQEKAAEFKKAGSQLYQ, from the coding sequence ATGACAACAGTTAGCGAAAAAAACATTTCCATCATGTCCAACTTTGAGGGAAGTAAAAAAGTGTACTTGGAAGGATCACGACCAGATATTTTAGTGCCGATGCGTGAAATTACACTCAGTCCAACAACAGGTAGCTTTGGTGAAGAGGACAATGCACCAGTGCGTGTTTATGATACGAGTGGTCCGTATACAGATCCTACCTATAATATTGACATTACAAAGGGTTTGCCTGCTTTACGCAGTGCGTGGATAATAGAACGTGGCGATGTCGAGGAATACGAGGGTCGTACGATTAAGCCAGAGGATAATGGCTACCGCAATGCTGATGATCCACGTATGAAAGAAAATGTTTTTCCTGAACTTTCCCGAAAGCCTCTACGTGCAAAAAAGGGCCGTAATGTGACACAGCTACACTACGCAAGAAAGGGCATTATTACACCCGAAATGGAGTTTGTAGCAATTCGTGAAAATATGGACCCTGAATTTGTCCGTGCTGAAATTGCCGCAGGTCGTGCGATTATGCCGTCGAATATTAACCATCCAGAGGCAGAACCAATGATTATTGGGCGTAACTTCCACGTGAAAATCAACGCGAATATTGGTAATTCAGCCGTATCCTCTTCCATTGCAGAGGAAGTGGAAAAAATGACATGGGCAACGCGCTGGGGTGCGGACAATATTATGGATTTATCTACGGGTAAGCATATTCATACAACGCGAGAATGGATCATTCGCAATGCGGCTGTGCCAGTAGGAACGGTACCAATTTATCAAGCGCTTGAAAAAGTGAATGGCATCGCGGAGGATTTAACGTGGGAGGTCTATCGTGATACGTTAATCGAGCAAGCAGAGCAAGGGGTCGATTACTTTACGATTCATGCAGGCGTATTGCTGCGTTATGTGCCACTGACAGCCAATCGTGTGACGGGCATCGTGTCTCGTGGCGGTTCTATACTGGCGCAGTGGTGCTTATATCATCATGAGGAAAACTTCCTATACACGCATTTTGAAGAAATCTGTGAAATTATGAAAACGTATGATGTGGCCTTTTCATTAGGGGATGGCTTACGTCCTGGCTCAATTGCAGATGCCAATGACGAGGCACAGTTTGCAGAGCTTGAAACACTGGGAGAGCTAACGCAAATTGCATGGCAGCATGATGTACAGGTTATGGTGGAAGGGCCAGGTCACGTGCCGATGCATCTTATTAAGGAAAATATGGACAAGCAATTGGAAGTATGTAAGGAAGCTCCGTTTTATACATTGGGGCCATTAACAACAGATATTGCGCCAGGTTATGACCATATTACATCAGCTATTGGTGCAGCCATGATTGGTTGGTTCGGTACGGCCATGCTGTGCTATGTAACACCGAAAGAACATCTAGGTTTACCAAATCGTGAAGATGTGCGTGTTGGGGTGATTACGTATAAAATTGCAGCACATGCGGCAGATTTGGCAAAAGGTCATCCAGGAGCCCAAGTGCGTGATGATGCATTATCAAAGGCACGCTTTGAATTCCGTTGGCGCGATCAATTCAACTTATCGCTAGACCCAGAGCGAGCAGTGGAATATCACGATGAAACATTGCCTGCAGAGGGTGCAAAAACAGCACATTTCTGTTCAATGTGTGGGCCAAAGTTTTGCAGTATGAAAATTTCGCAGGATATTCGTAATTTTGCAAAGGACAAGGATTTAAATACGACAGAGGCTATTCATCAAGGGATGCAGGAAAAAGCAGCGGAATTTAAAAAAGCAGGTAGTCAACTGTATCAGTAA
- a CDS encoding acyl carrier protein: MMRNIEKYRNTFINVLDLEEDDVCENLALGVTREWDSIGHMTLISEIEDVFDVSLDSEWITEFDSYLSGMELLKRLGVDFINE, from the coding sequence ATGATGAGAAATATCGAAAAATATAGAAATACATTTATCAATGTGCTGGACTTAGAGGAAGATGATGTATGTGAAAATTTAGCACTTGGAGTAACAAGAGAATGGGATTCAATTGGACATATGACACTCATTTCTGAGATTGAGGATGTTTTTGATGTCTCATTAGATTCTGAATGGATTACAGAGTTCGATTCTTACCTATCAGGAATGGAGCTATTGAAACGGTTGGGAGTAGACTTTATTAATGAATAG
- a CDS encoding AMP-binding protein, translated as MNSFKKFEEFWNRTAVYAEREYSYSEMIEIADAICGKVGERTLVFCLCSNNKESLFGYVGFIRGGVVPVLLDASIHIDRLRRLINLYKPTYIWASSENQDLLKVMDSSFAFGDYTLYKCPTFFQHDLDEHLALLLTTSGSTGSPKFVRLSYENIFKNAESIAKYLDINADDKPITTLPMNYSYGLSIINSHFICGATIIVTDASIMKKEFWDLCREQRVTTFGGVPFIYEMLNRLKFEEFNLPSLKKLTQAGGKLSSMLSYKFAKVCNQKGIHFFSMYGQTEATARMTYLPCEKNLDKVGSIGIAIPDGELILQDDNGNKITAPNIIGELIYKGANVSLGYAESLFDLSKKDENNGILRTGDLAYFDQDGYYFISGRIKRMIKVYGNRISLDEVEGLLNEHGHDCICAGTDDQMYIYTLKEDRVQIKKIIKEKLNLKGFEIIRIEEIPRNHFGKILYSELPKYG; from the coding sequence ATGAATAGTTTCAAAAAATTTGAGGAGTTTTGGAACCGCACTGCTGTATATGCTGAACGAGAATATTCTTACTCTGAAATGATAGAAATTGCTGACGCTATCTGTGGTAAAGTAGGTGAAAGAACGCTCGTTTTTTGTTTATGTTCAAATAATAAAGAGTCTTTATTTGGCTACGTAGGTTTTATTAGAGGTGGTGTTGTACCTGTACTTTTGGATGCATCCATCCATATTGATCGGTTGCGCAGACTCATTAACCTTTATAAGCCTACATACATTTGGGCGAGTAGTGAAAATCAAGACCTATTAAAAGTAATGGATAGTTCATTTGCGTTTGGAGATTACACATTATATAAGTGTCCGACATTTTTCCAACATGATCTTGATGAACATCTTGCGCTTCTTTTAACAACCTCGGGAAGTACTGGGAGCCCAAAATTTGTTCGCTTAAGTTATGAAAATATTTTCAAAAATGCTGAATCCATAGCGAAGTACCTAGACATCAATGCAGACGATAAACCTATAACAACACTTCCAATGAACTACTCCTATGGTCTTTCTATCATCAATAGTCATTTCATATGCGGGGCGACGATAATTGTAACGGATGCATCTATCATGAAAAAAGAGTTTTGGGACTTATGTAGAGAGCAACGGGTAACAACTTTTGGAGGAGTTCCTTTCATATATGAGATGCTTAATAGGCTGAAGTTTGAAGAGTTTAATCTTCCAAGTTTAAAAAAACTAACTCAAGCAGGTGGGAAATTAAGCTCAATGTTATCGTACAAATTTGCTAAAGTATGTAATCAGAAAGGAATTCATTTTTTTAGCATGTACGGTCAAACTGAAGCAACAGCGCGGATGACCTATTTACCATGTGAAAAAAATCTTGATAAAGTCGGAAGTATTGGTATCGCCATTCCAGATGGAGAACTGATTCTGCAAGATGATAATGGCAACAAAATTACAGCGCCTAATATTATCGGCGAATTGATATACAAAGGAGCAAATGTTTCTTTGGGGTATGCTGAGTCGTTATTCGATCTTTCGAAAAAAGATGAGAACAACGGTATTTTGCGCACAGGTGATTTGGCTTACTTTGATCAGGATGGGTATTATTTTATATCTGGCCGAATCAAAAGAATGATTAAAGTCTATGGAAACCGTATCAGCCTAGATGAAGTTGAAGGACTTTTAAATGAGCATGGTCATGATTGTATCTGCGCTGGGACGGATGATCAAATGTATATTTACACGTTAAAAGAAGATCGTGTTCAAATTAAAAAAATAATTAAGGAAAAATTAAACTTAAAGGGCTTTGAAATTATAAGAATTGAGGAAATCCCACGTAATCATTTTGGAAAAATCCTCTATTCTGAGTTACCTAAATATGGATAA